A region of the Mytilus edulis chromosome 11, xbMytEdul2.2, whole genome shotgun sequence genome:
ATGAAATAggcttttataataaaaataacatttccaaTAATATTGCTTTGAGTTTTAAACAAAGGCCTTTACATATCATGTTAACTAACTAACTGTTAACTTATACACAACAGCATATTGATGGGTCTTCTAATTGCTCCATGAAACCTCTTTCTACATTAATTATAAACACATATTTCATCACAAATAAAAGCCGGGCTTCAACGATATTGTGTAACTACCTATTCGAGAGGAATCGTTAATCAGATGTGaatactaaaaaaatccaaagatgttttagagtacatacaatctaagactttttttcatctggtataagtattcaaacaatttacctttctacactttacacaaatattccccatttcaaacTAAACGACAAATTGAAAGATTTGATATTGCTTTGTTTGATAAaacagaatggccaacgtagatacaagtatcttgtcttttGAGGAATAAATCTTACTTTAATTAGTATAGAATCATGCACacaaaattttctaaaactgacattatcaagatgcttgatttcttgattgacaacatatttgttacgttaaagggacgtgtttttcaacagagtGTTACCCTTcaaatgggaaccaattgtgccctctTCTtaccgacttgttcctttattattGTGATGTTTACTCCATGCAGAAAACATCTTTAGTAGAAAGAAAAGAAAAGCAATATCCTTCAACTTTACTTCCCGTTATAAAGATAATGTTCTCttactaaataatttaaaatatgttgacaatatgttgaacgcatctatcccatcgacctagagataaaggatacaacagataaagctatgtctgcctcatatcttgacttaaatctagaaatttacaatgagggtcggttgaaaacaaaattttacgactaAAATGATGaattcagcttcccaattgtgaacattctatttctatgtagcaacatatTCCAGCAAAGCCTGCATacggataaaattgagaatggaaatggggaatgtgccaaagagacaacaacccgaccatagaaaaaaacaacagcagaaggtcaccaacaggtcttcaatgtagcgagaaatttccgcacccggaggcgtccttcagctggccgctaaacaaatatacactagttcagtgataatgaacgccatactaatttccaaattgtacacaagaaactaagattaaaataataaaagactaacaaaggccagaggctcctgacttgggacaggcacaaaaatgcggcggggttaaacatgtttgtgaaatcGCAACCCtagtatatatctatatattgatACACTATTTCTGGCCTTGTATATCCTATCATCATTTCCATGATAGATGGGTTGTTGCTCATGAGaaatattaaaccaagagttccaaatggtgaagttaaaatcatcccttcgtaaattgtacggacgctttctcgagttggttgaccgttatggaataaccgtttcacagatgaaatcggatatgttcttcatgtcgtaactacaatccgcttcccttttcacgaatttgacctaccgaatcagaCTATTTACCTTGTTTGTTATAACATACGCAACACGatgagtgccacatgtggagcaggatctgcttacccttctggagcacctgagatctcaACCAGATTTTTGTGGGGTTCGTTAtgcttagtcattagttttcaatgttgtgtcattTGAAAtcttatttatctgtttgtctatttcatttttagccatgctattgtcaatttattttcgatctatgagtctgactgtccctctagtatatTTTGCCCTTCTTCTTTGACAGACCCAATTGACAAGCCGAGTTAACCTATATAAACTGTTGAAATATCACTCATCTAGTGGCAAAAGGGGGAGACAGGGTAAGACAGGGTCGACAGCTGTTCATTCAACATCCGTCATGCAAATCCACACTCAATAAACTTCACAATCGGCAATAAGATACAATCGCAATTAGACACAATTGGtgcaatttcaaatatgacaacTCTTTTTGGAatcttaacaaaataaaactgcgAAAACAAGCCTCAAGTGAAATGACTAACCAACATTTCGTATCAGCCGACACATTCATGATGGTAATGGTATTATCATGCAACTTCGATTTCGATCGTTCTTTCTCATAACTGCGGTTGGgtttggtttgttttgttttgtgtaagaAGCACATTCCTGTTTATGAAGTCCTTCTAACTTATTGGATAAACTAAAACATGTAAACGCCATACTATGGGATGGTATTGCTTAGAAATGTCAAGTTGAAAACTGGAAATCATTTCATTTGTCGTATATTATAGATTATAACCGTTCATCATATCTATATAGGTATGAAGCAGAACTTCTAGTGTATTGTATCCATAACCAATATTTAACTGGTGTAATTAATCGATCGGGAATGAcatttatgttttgaaaatagaaaGTAAAAGTAAATGTAAGGCTCGTTGTTTTGTTCGTACGCATGTCTGAGATTTTGCAATCATATTGAGCTAATTTATAATCTGATTGAGTATCTTACAAAAGACTCAGTACTAAACATAACCTTGGTGCTTCCTGGAACCACACTTTCACTTTCTAAGTATCTGTCTGATGAATGCATGTCTGTTCTGTTTTGATCTAAGGACAGGCAAAAATATCtgtaaatgtttcttttttctatttcagCAGAAACAATTCAATCCCTCATGTCCTCCGTACAGAAAAGATGGGATTTGTAAACGTTTTGACAGACAATGCTCTACCGATAAAAACTGCAAAGGAGGTAAGAATAAACGATGCACTATACATATTCAGTCACATTTTTACGGCAACTTATTAATTTCCAAAGGAATACagaagtcatattttttttttttatcatacggTATGTAACTATTGATAGATCAATAAATATATGAACCATTTATACAACACTGCatcaattaaaacaaacaaatgatttgCCAATTATGCGCATAGCGTCCATCTCGAACTACAAGATATACGGTTGTTATAAGGTTTTCAATGCCATTGACATTTCGAAAAGCATTGCCTATATAATGTTTTCCTTACtaaggagatgttgtataatttccaataagaaaaatttcaactaGTTATCATTGGACCAGAATGCAAACCTATATATGTAACCATGCAGCCATCAGAATTCAGCAAAAACATTCCATAGATACTGTATAATATGCTAAAACAGGTACGTTTTAGATTGTCGTTTCAGGGCCTTtcataactgactatgcggtatgggctttgtttattgttgaaagccgtacggtgacctaaagttgttaatttctgtatcattttggtctcttgtggagatctggctatcataccacaccttctttttttatacgtAGAATAAAGAATCAAATCTAAACAGCTTAATGTTCGAACGTGTGGATAAGCTTATTTGTGATGTATAACTAATACAGGTTGGGAAATTATTCAATCTGATTACAAAAACGATACtgtgaattaatttattttcgtgggtaccaatttttgtcgATAAAGGAAAAATTGTATGTTcctggatatttgatttcttggtttcGTCGAGGagtgcatacaagcctatagaaaatttgtcattcgttgaacatttgttTTCGTGGTatacctgtacccacgaaatacACGATAATTGGTATcgaacgaataataatgaattttcAATAAACGTAGTGAAATAAAAACCTTAGTTTCCTCCTTTTAACaagatttgcaatttaatttaCACTGAAAAAAATAATCCTATTTCCCTGGGGcggtataaaatatatatataattaaaacaacaCTTATCTATGTTACTCGTTCACAACTGAGTTGATGGTCGCCTCCATTACGAATGCTCAAACTCAAAGTTGTAAAGtcttatatatagaaaaaattcAATAGTTAAAGAACTTCATGTATATGACCAATATAGGGACCTGAAGGATGTCTTAATCATGAACCTCATTTCTTTGATGTGTTTGTTGTGACAATTTGAATCTTCAACGCACTATGTCCATTcggttttttatgtgttttgtcagttgattttgccatgtgattgtggactttcctattagattttcctctgagttcagtatttttggtgattttacttttttcaatgaaaataaacTCTGCATAGATTCCAGGTGGAAATTGTGTACGAAAGGAGCACTTTTCTTCTAAAAAGCtttatagaaaatttaaatgCATAGTTTGTTAACTTTAATCTCATATCATATTTAAAATTTCTGAATCTCATGTACTAATTCCTATTTTTGTGTGACATGCCGTGCATAGATAAATGCAAAAGACAGGACTGTTTTATAACTTTTCTGTACATCGAATGTCATTATCTAATTGCAGGACTAATATGCTGCCGTGTTGAATGTGGAACAGTCTGCAAAACAGGGAAACACATATATTTACCTCCAGATAGTAATGCATATTGACTGTGATATTAAATCAATTATTCTTCACATTAATTTATTCGATTCCCCGTTTcgaaatatgatttatttttaaaacatgcaataatttttaaaaagtctaCGAACAATGTAGTCATTACTTAAGATATTCTTTAGCAACAGAAATTCTTTAAATGAAGAGGcgatattttcaatttatacaaatttttaaaactattttaactCGTTTCAATTCTGAAACGACGAATAACTGATACAAATATTTATCTACCACTACTTGCAATCTACACTCACTCTTATTTGATGGAACCGTGACATTTCAATGTTTTACGTATACCATATTATGTTTCTAAATTAATGTCTAGTCTAATTTACATTTTCCTTCATTATCAcagaaaaagaacaaaacaatacATGATCGGATGttaataattgatataaatgtttttataactTATTGTGTACACTgcgtgattttttttctttctgaagcCAATATAGTGTGTGGTGATACATGCATCAGACATAtgtattacatgtaatttaatacATGCATTGGCTCGAgctataaatgtttatatagcCGTCTTTTCATCTTATCGCATCCTCTTATAACATTTCTTAAGTCTGTTATTTTTGATTCTCTGTACAATTCTATGCAATACACTTTCAGTTTGTTCCTTACCAAAAGTCACTGGAACTTGTAAAGCGTATATGCCACGATATTATTACAATAAGAAAGTAAAGAAATGTCTGAGGTTTATATATGGCGGATGTGAGGGCAATTCAAACAATTTTGAGACGTTGGAACAATGTAAACAGAAATGTCAACCTGAAGGTAGGGAAATATCTTATATATCAAACCTCACATTGAATTGTCTGATTTGATTGGTCAATGGGAGGGACGTTGGAAAATGAAAACGGAGATGTCAATTTGAAGGTAGGCAAACATCTTATATATCAAACTTACCATTGAACTGTCTGATTTGATTAATCAATAGGAGGAACAATATGCACGGAGATGTTAACCTGAAGCTAGCaacatatcttatatattaaacttTCTATTGAACTGTGTGATTTGATTGGTCAATGGGAGGAACGCTGGAACAATATTAACGAAGATGTCAACCTGAAGGAAGGCAATATTTCACGTATCAAACTTCCCTTTGAAATGTCTGATTTGATTAGTCAAtgtaaaggaaaataaaaacctGAATAAAGGTAGAAAGATAACATATATATCAAACTTTATATTGAACTAACTGATTTGATTGGTCAATGTATACAGAGGTGCCAACCTGAAGGTAGATCAACGGCAACCAAttggtctttaatgcagcgagaaactctttctttagctggcctctaaacaaatgtgtgtactagttcagtgataatggacgccatattaaactccgaattatacacaagaaaccaaaataaaaaataatacaagactaacaaaggcaagaggctcctgacttggaacaggcgcaaacatgcggcggggtttaacatgttattCGAGATCtgaaccctcccctatacctctagccaatgtagaaaaataaacggaCCTAAAACTAAAACGTCCAGATCTGAAGTAAATATTATATGGTACTTTAAACACCACCAtcatctttatcatgtatatgtgCAGTGAAGTTTGGTAGGCTGTGTTTATTAATATCATCTAGTTTTGGGAGGGTTCAACAGGTATGAAGTAATAATAACATAAGTATTACTTTAAATAAGCAACCAAAACATGTAGACATTTCATTTATATTAGAGATATACACTGTGTCTGATtgattaggtctttccacctttgcGTGGACAGGCCTATTGACTTTGTtttgattataattattattattaggtatttccacctttccgtggtatatgatatcgaacagttaatacgcttttgaaactgacaccgcgtaaccaaaatgttttccatgtaagagttatcATCCCgtacactgtttttcttgttattacTTATATGTCGCAACCGTATAGGaaaccaacaaatttattttaccaaattgctcgttatatcctcaggatgaatTGAATCATTTTAATCGAAGCTATAcggctccatatgagagttatcccctcttatgtatatgatataagtgatatgaactTCTAACtgataaaccataagtgatagagacctagggtcttttgatttaagttCCTAtgtccaaaaaattaaaatcaggtcaaggtcaaaggtcaaggtcaaagttgCGACATGTAGTAAcgtataaattttggttgaaagggtgcgaaTACATAACATGGGAGTTTTCGGTCCTCTTATATTTAtgattatgcgtaaagtgatattactcattaaccatgCATaataaggaactagtgtcttttgatttgagatcattagtttatgaccttgaaattgaggtcaaggtcataggttaattggacgttgtagattttgacctttgctccaaattcatatttagacATCATAAAGCCAAAGGAACTAACATATCAACtgatgttttaatattttcacatcaacATGTATTGTtagtggtggaaagaccttcaattgttctctgaacaattggtttttaatttatcttATATCTCTTATGATTTTTGTTTCCAGGAGATCAATACACAATTTCGACATTAGACCTTAAGAAAAATCATAAGTCGTTTCAAACAATAGATACAATCAAATATGTACAATTATGTTTTGACtgataaaagtataaaataacaatcaaaatagaaaataagaaGTTCCAGACTTTAAATGCAATCGGTAAACTGCATCAACTCTTAAAAGACTTTTTATCTGTTAaacaaacaaatcatttattGGTGGATCCTTACAAGTGTTTACAATCGCTACAATTAATCTTACACGTACATATTTCAGAGAAAGTGCAGCTActtaaaactcatcatagataccaggactaaatttactatatacgccagacgcaaaagactcatcagtgacgctcgaatccaaaacagttaaaagggccaaataaagtacgaagttaaagagcattgagaaccaaaattcctaaaattttgccaaatacagctaaggcaatctatgcctgaggtagaaaagccttagtatttcaaaaaattcaaaaatttgtaaacagtaaatttataaatataaccatatcaatgacaatttatgtcagcacaaaaagtgctgactactgggcttgtgataccctcggggaaaatAATCTCCACCaacagtagcatcgacccagtggtagtaaataaactcatcatagataccaggactaaatttagtatatacgccagacgcgcgtttcgtctacaaacggATAGTATAATAGTATGAATGTTCTTTTAGATTTATGTTATTATAGGTCCAGAGTGTTACGCTATCACCTGTACACTGGCATGTGAATTCGGATTTGAAGAAGATGAAAATGGCTGTCGAGTGTGCAAATGCAAACCAAGTAATCTTGATTATTTATATTGATCCTTTGTATTTGTCTGTTAtgtaataacaaaacaatttcaaaaaccaaataataatagttatcaaatgtaccaggattataatttaatacgccagacgcgcgtttcgtctacataagactcatcagtgacgctcagatcaaaatagctataaagccaaacaagtacaaagttcaagagcattgaggacccaaaattcctaaaagttgtgccaaatacagctatggtaatctattcaTGGGATAGGAAAATCCatagttttttgtaaaattcaaagttAAGTTAACaggaaaattatgaaaatgaccacataactgatattcatgtcaataccgaagtgctgactactgggctggtgataacctcggggacgaaacgtccatcagcagtggcatcgacccagtggtgtaaatagttatcaaatgttccaggattataatttaatacaccagacgcgcgtttcgtctacacaagactcatcagtgacgctcagacgtTGATTTACGAAGTTACAAGGTTTGGATATCAGTAGAACCTGTTTGCTTTAATTTCTCAGCCTGAACGATTTAGGACGTTAATTCTAGCTTTTATGagtttttataatttggataactgttttatattgtaaaatgtaaaacaaaattgagTTACATCAGTGAACACGAATTTGACAGCTTGTGtccattaaataaaaaaattaattttcaatattgTCATTAGATATAAGGTACCATAATTCAATTATTTCATTTAGATGTTTATGATGAAACACATGCTTGATTTATACCCGCGCAAATATGTGCAATCTTGGTTAACGCAAATTAACGTATCGCACGGAAATGTATTTGAAAACTGTGTTTTACTTGATTTCCATATATGAAGCgtattttatttgtgacatgCTTAGATTGATAAAGATAATTTGATTCTGAAAACAAAACTGCTTTACCGTATTAAACCAAGGCCCTTAGTGTTATGATGGTACTACAATACATGCGCCTTTTACGTTCGTTTGTTCCTTTCGTCTAAATATAAGAGAGTGTTATTAAGTTAGTAACTAACTGACATTGCGAtgctaaaaaacaaaaatagaaattgaAATGAAGCAATTATATCAAGTCTAAAGTTTATAATTTCAGATCCCTGCCCACTACCTAAATGTCCACTTGTACAAACGCCAATTGGTGTTTGTTCTAGGGACACTTTTTTCGATTTTGACGGGGTTAAATGCAAAGGCTGTCCAGAGATTGTACCATGTGATAAAGGTAAACCGTGTCCAACACTCATAAGTTAAGAATTTGAAGCATTCAACTCAAATGTTCTTCTTTGTTTACTAATACTAATTTGTATATTGCCAATAAGTCTTCAAACTGTACATACGTCAATTGTGGGTACTACTAAAATAAGTGTAGGTACAGAGTTTAAAACAGTGtccaaaaataaaatcaactatAACAAATTAGAGTTAATTAGATTGTGCAAAAATCAATTTGTGCTGATAGCACTGAAGACATGTGACGACTGGATTGTGTTTTTTCTAAGACCATGCATGTctatattaaatgaaaaacacattaACAACTTTTTGCCCAATGAAAAAGTCCAACAGATatgttattatttgtttgttatatatattttattgcagaATGTCTACTTCCTAAGGACATTGGTCCATGTGATGCTGATATCAAAAGATACTATTACGACACTGAGACAAAATCTTGTAAAGAATTTAGATATGGTGGTTGCCAAGGCAATAAAAATAATTTCCTAATATTGGATGCGTGCAAAAGTTCATGCAGAACAGGTAATAAAGCAATTATAGAAAATTGTAATTCTTAGTTAAGGATTGTAGCAGCAAGGCTTTTTATTTCGGATTTTTAATTAATAATACTGCATACATATATTGTACCTTGCAAAATGGTTTCTTGGTAATTTCATAGTTCATAACTATAAATTACGTGTCATTATATAATTATGGaattatttttccaaaaatatttttagatttttttgttggaccggtttatgttttttaaaaactGTCAGCCTCATTTTATCctttcaaattaaaagaaaaattcaaaaattcgACATCCAGGTTTTGTAATTGATAACAGTACAGAAAGAATATATTTTCGTTGAAAATGAGAATAACAGATGCAGGATATTTAACCATATGGACCACTCTTTCGTTTAACGATTACCTTCTCATTCGATAGTTTTTTACGTAGTAAAAGGTAGTAAAAGAACAAGGGCTCTgtaaagaaattaataaaaatatgaatatgtttgccttttcttcatttgtttttgtctataaAAGTAAGCATAAGTGAGCGAATTGTCAAAACTATTCCAAATGTAACAGAAACACAATGATGATATCTACATATTGTTGTATGTCCTTATTTCAATGTTGAGTATACCCCTACAAAAATGCTGTTTTTATACAGATCATCAAACACATTTCCTTTGTGTGAAACAGTGACCACATACCcttattataaattaattctaGAGAATTTCCAAATGTAGCTGATCAATGGAACCTTCAGATTTTCTACGCAATTCTGTTACACTCATACGTTTGTAggttttgtttatcataaaaatgtaaatcatACACCATAACATGCTAAAGTAATAACAAATCGCCCGAAGATTTACTGACCCAACTACGAATAAGTCATTTCTGGAATGCAGAATCCAAGATATAATGTATCATACTAACTATATTTTAACTCCATGaaaggagacagatttgtaaaagcaaattgcttgtttctgaatccttaatattatttcatttgtataatatcgtttaatgttgatttatctgaataaatattgtttaaactaactcCATGAATCTTTAAAGAGCCTTGTCCACAAGTGAAATGCTCCAACAGATGTCCATATGGGTTTCAGACAACCCCTGAAGGCTGTCCAACGTGTATTTGTACGACAAGTAGGTTTGCTTATATTtcgtttgttataaaatatagaGGTGTATATGGTAACAAAAGTgcaatgttttaaacattttcagtaCTCAATATTGATATATTTCGTCACAAGGACAGTGTTCTGCATCAAATTATATTTAACTTCAGAttaagtaaaatatcaaaataaaaaattacgtCACTTTATTAAGGCATTGCGCATGCAAGTTGATTGATGACAGATAGCAAGTCTACTCAATAAGACACAGCGGAATTTTTAGACGTTATAATTACTCTGTTCTGAATCATACACTGTAAGTATTATTGCGATTTTTAAAGAATGGACACTATGTGAGATTAATTATTGCGACATCAAGAAAATCAGCATACAGATATAACTTATtctttgagcattcctgatgaaggttaatccagaaaagcgcatcGGACGCATTAAATTTTTAAacttgttgttttcaattttttatagaTTTGATATAAGATGAGCACATAAGACGATACAAAATAATCACTATTATGTTATTTCAATATACATCTATTTCATAATACAGAATGTCCTCGTGGAGAACCTTTGCCTAGGCTAAACTGTGGACTGAGACCTAATCCTGATCAATGTCCAAAGGGTTATTTTTGTAGTGTAGATGAAATAGATCGTTTTGCAGTTTGTTGTAGAGGTAAATGACTTTTCAAGTAAATATTTATGGTAAACGATCAACTTTGTGTTCAAGGCAAGACATGTGAATGTAATCCACTTGAAGAGTTAAACAATTCAATGTGTGTCTGCTTTATTAATTCAAGTCGAATTTCATAGTATAATTATGTATAATTGGCAGCATTTAAACAATTAGTTAAGTCTGAAGTTGTTATTTTAACTTGCATCTTTCTTAATATTGtaattcacaaataaaatattttcattcagaaatgtctttttgttttagatCCGTGCTTTCCCCCTCCACGTTGTCCAAGACCTCCAAGAGGCCCACCAGGAACCTGTCCTCCACAATGTGTGTATGAGTATGCAATAGTCAATGGAAAACGTTGCAGAGTGGCGTGTAAACTTGGGCCACCAGGACCTAAGGGTGAACCAGGAAAACCCTGTCCTCCATCGCTAGTATGCACATTATCTTAGGTCCTTAATGcgaatttattttcaaaaattattctAATAATTATTGTTCTTGTATTCATCACACCAGGTCGAAAGGAACGATGTGTATATTTGCCATCATTAGAAGTTCGTCGTCGTCCGTTTGTGAACTTTACAGTAaattcttttagaaaaaaatgttattttttttccatgCCTATTTATGAATAGTCTTTGCTGTCTTATTTCAGCTAGAAAAGGTGaatgaatgaattattttataGGTCGATGGGTATTTGTTTAGACCTGTCGACAAACAATCCTTACACGACTTCATTGTGTGTTTTAACCATAGAAAATAGTTTTCCATACAATGAATTTAAACGTCAAtcaagatgtggtatgcttgcaaATTATGCAACCCTCCATCAGAGAGAAAATGACATAAATTTTAACTACTGTAGTTCATCGTATGTCATTCAACAATATGATGTAAGCTGAAAATATCGAATATAAACACACACTTGTATATTCATAGTACATCAGCAAaa
Encoded here:
- the LOC139495144 gene encoding papilin-like yields the protein MHYILIFLCFAYFIVHITSKDLERSCPPLVPNERCEFEQKFDTCQTNTDCNYGKVCCPRKCGLRCIKIDQKQFNPSCPPYRKDGICKRFDRQCSTDKNCKGGLICCRVECGTVCKTGKHIYLPPDICSLPKVTGTCKAYMPRYYYNKKVKKCLRFIYGGCEGNSNNFETLEQCKQKCQPEGPECYAITCTLACEFGFEEDENGCRVCKCKPNPCPLPKCPLVQTPIGVCSRDTFFDFDGVKCKGCPEIVPCDKECLLPKDIGPCDADIKRYYYDTETKSCKEFRYGGCQGNKNNFLILDACKSSCRTEPCPQVKCSNRCPYGFQTTPEGCPTCICTTKCPRGEPLPRLNCGLRPNPDQCPKGYFCSVDEIDRFAVCCRDPCFPPPRCPRPPRGPPGTCPPQCVYEYAIVNGKRCRVACKLGPPGPKGEPGKPCPPSLCGDGIAEPLPPPPPTTTTTPPPSKDRCDPPPRCPRPDRGPPGECPPKCIYEYATVNGKRCKVGCHLGERGPLVQQGERCPPRMCQDVENEPIGPRDPAEGTPSPSIKKRNNCPPNPDDKICYYHDRQCTDDSSCQTGEKCCKQGCSHVCVKSV